In Methanothermobacter tenebrarum, the sequence GACAATAACATCCACAAGCTTAAAATCCTTTTTATGGAAATCATATACCCTTGGGATGGGAAACCTATAATATAATCTGTGGGTTATTTTCCCACCAATCCTTTCAAAATATTCCGTGACAAAATCCTCGGACCCCCTCATATGGAACGAATAAACAACAGGGGAAATCTTAAGGGACCCCCTAATAAAGATCCTATCAGCACCACGTTTAACCATCCTCTGAGATCCGAATGGCGGATTCTGGATCAGCGTATCAACTCCCAACCTTGAAAGTTCCATAATACTATCCTTTATATCAGCTTCTATGAATCGTATCCTATCCTTAACATCCAAATCCTCAGCCGCACCCATAGCAACCTCCAAGGCCTCCTTATCAACGTCCACGGCGAAAACCTTACCAGCCCCCAGGATAGCGGCTCCAATGGCAAATATACCAGTACCACAGGCTAAATCCATAACATTTTT encodes:
- a CDS encoding METTL5 family protein, whose translation is MKKRHLEILLERIPDYISPKAVLEQYKTPSAIAADILWLAYNLGDIHGKNVMDLACGTGIFAIGAAILGAGKVFAVDVDKEALEVAMGAAEDLDVKDRIRFIEADIKDSIMELSRLGVDTLIQNPPFGSQRMVKRGADRIFIRGSLKISPVVYSFHMRGSEDFVTEYFERIGGKITHRLYYRFPIPRVYDFHKKDFKLVDVIVLRVVRNL